One Streptosporangium sp. NBC_01495 DNA window includes the following coding sequences:
- a CDS encoding sensor histidine kinase, producing MPHPAYLVGAAGTGILLASLGVTLALVLRIRRLRAERERALSRAYEGFARDMHDIVGHWLWLASIKGELAHRKAKGDARLREDLEEVLQAVRQAAHAVRDVSKAAHRLSFSGEAARARTLLEGFGAYCSVRVDVDELPEVVSAALGAVVREGVTNMLRHSQVRRCAIELVEHGGRLRLTVVNDGAPRQEAPSTGSGVDNLGHRMGELGGTVRVAGGADGWFTLIAEVPANFPE from the coding sequence ATGCCCCACCCCGCTTACCTCGTCGGAGCGGCCGGAACGGGCATCCTGCTGGCCTCGCTGGGCGTGACGCTCGCCCTCGTCCTGCGGATCAGGCGGCTCCGCGCCGAGCGGGAGAGGGCGCTCAGCAGAGCGTACGAGGGGTTCGCCCGCGACATGCACGACATCGTGGGGCACTGGCTCTGGCTGGCGTCCATCAAGGGAGAGCTCGCCCACCGGAAGGCGAAGGGCGACGCGCGCCTGCGCGAGGACCTGGAAGAGGTGCTGCAGGCGGTGCGGCAGGCCGCGCACGCCGTGCGGGACGTGTCGAAGGCCGCCCACCGGCTGTCGTTCTCCGGCGAGGCCGCGCGGGCCAGGACCCTGCTGGAGGGCTTCGGGGCCTACTGCTCGGTCCGGGTGGACGTGGACGAGCTTCCCGAGGTCGTGAGCGCCGCGCTGGGCGCCGTGGTCCGCGAGGGCGTGACGAACATGCTGCGGCACAGCCAGGTGAGGCGGTGCGCGATCGAGCTGGTCGAGCACGGCGGCCGGCTGCGCCTGACCGTCGTCAACGACGGGGCTCCCCGACAGGAGGCGCCCTCCACCGGCAGCGGCGTGGACAACCTGGGCCACCGCATGGGTGAGCTGGGCGGCACGGTTCGGGTGGCCGGCGGCGCGGACGGGTGGTTCACCCTGATAGCCGAGGTTCCTGCTAATTTTCCCGAATGA